In the Flavobacterium acetivorans genome, one interval contains:
- a CDS encoding glycosyltransferase family 2 protein, whose translation MITDLIQYLFFGFSFTAIVSYIILAIISAFETVDYMKKNSFVNYKEILSSSISPSVSIIAPAYNETLNIVENVRSLLSNHYVNYDVIIVNDGSKDDSLEKLIKAYDLVRVEYLINDQIPTKPLRAGVFKSTNPAFEKLVVVDKENGGKADALNMGLNISPNKYVACIDVDCLLLEDALQKMVKPFLESTDSKVIAAGGVIRIANSCVIKDGKLLDINLPRNLIVRGQILEYLRAFLLGRMAWSKLNGLLVISGAFGLFDKKIAIEVGGYDTKTVGEDMEIIVRMRRHMEEQKIKYKVAYIPDPLCWTEAPDSYKIFISQRNRWTRGTIETLKKHRKIGFNRKYNTLGMISYPYWLIYERLAPIIEVLGIFYFLFLLINNNIKWDYAIAFILLCYLFTVMFSIITIITEELTYHQYKKKGIGIRLIMTAFLEPFTNHPFIVYAALKGNFDYYFNKKIKWGEMTRKGMSNDSISKIKI comes from the coding sequence ATGATAACAGATCTAATTCAATACTTATTTTTTGGATTTTCATTTACGGCAATAGTATCCTATATCATATTAGCAATAATCTCTGCATTTGAAACAGTAGATTATATGAAGAAAAACAGCTTTGTAAATTACAAAGAAATACTGTCATCGTCTATTTCTCCCTCTGTTTCAATTATTGCCCCGGCCTATAATGAAACCTTAAATATTGTTGAAAATGTGCGTTCCTTATTGTCCAATCATTATGTCAACTACGATGTAATCATAGTAAACGACGGAAGTAAAGATGACAGCCTTGAAAAACTCATAAAAGCTTATGATCTGGTTAGGGTTGAATATCTTATTAACGACCAAATTCCAACAAAACCACTGAGAGCAGGCGTTTTTAAATCAACCAATCCTGCTTTTGAAAAATTAGTTGTGGTAGACAAAGAGAATGGTGGAAAAGCAGACGCTTTAAACATGGGACTAAACATCAGTCCAAATAAGTATGTTGCTTGTATTGACGTCGATTGTTTATTACTGGAGGATGCATTGCAAAAGATGGTTAAACCATTTTTGGAAAGCACCGATTCTAAAGTAATTGCCGCTGGTGGTGTTATTCGTATTGCTAATTCCTGCGTCATCAAAGACGGAAAATTACTGGATATTAATCTGCCGAGAAACTTAATTGTAAGAGGACAAATTTTAGAATACCTAAGAGCTTTTCTGCTAGGAAGAATGGCTTGGAGTAAACTTAATGGTTTATTGGTTATTTCGGGTGCCTTTGGTTTATTCGATAAAAAAATAGCGATTGAAGTTGGCGGTTATGATACCAAAACCGTTGGGGAAGATATGGAAATCATCGTAAGAATGAGAAGACATATGGAAGAGCAAAAAATAAAATACAAAGTGGCTTATATACCGGATCCGCTTTGCTGGACAGAAGCTCCGGACAGTTATAAAATATTCATTTCGCAAAGAAACCGATGGACCAGAGGAACGATTGAGACCTTAAAAAAGCATCGAAAAATAGGGTTCAATAGGAAATACAATACTTTGGGAATGATTAGTTACCCTTACTGGTTAATATACGAAAGACTCGCTCCCATAATCGAAGTTCTGGGAATATTCTATTTCTTATTTCTTTTGATTAATAACAACATCAAATGGGATTATGCCATTGCATTCATTCTTTTGTGTTACTTATTTACAGTAATGTTCTCCATTATCACTATTATTACTGAAGAGCTCACGTATCATCAATACAAGAAAAAAGGGATTGGCATTCGATTAATTATGACAGCCTTCCTAGAGCCTTTTACGAATCATCCATTTATTGTATATGCAGCTCTTAAAGGTAACTTCGATTACTATTTTAACAAGAAAATAAAATGGGGAGAAATGACTCGAAAAGGGATGTCAAATGATTCAATTTCCAAAATAAAAATATAA